Proteins encoded together in one Pantoea sp. CCBC3-3-1 window:
- a CDS encoding GNAT family N-acetyltransferase, with amino-acid sequence MVIRAFTEADRPFLRTLFLAARKANWHWLDGEEWRLEDFDRVTLGERILVAEEEGHRKGFAALLPADNFLHSLFVDPACQGQGIGSALLQAVQRSFTSTGALKCLKANAHALAFYQRHGWKRVGSGEGEQGEYLLLHYVL; translated from the coding sequence ATTGTTATCCGCGCCTTCACCGAAGCCGATCGTCCGTTTTTACGCACGCTATTTCTGGCGGCCCGAAAGGCAAACTGGCACTGGCTCGATGGCGAAGAGTGGCGGCTGGAGGACTTTGACCGCGTCACGCTTGGCGAACGGATTCTGGTAGCTGAAGAAGAAGGACACCGTAAAGGATTCGCTGCTTTGCTGCCTGCCGACAACTTTCTGCACAGTCTGTTTGTCGATCCAGCCTGTCAGGGCCAGGGCATCGGCAGTGCTTTACTTCAGGCTGTACAACGCAGTTTCACCTCAACCGGCGCGTTAAAATGCCTGAAAGCTAACGCCCATGCTCTCGCTTTTTATCAGCGGCACGGCTGGAAAAGAGTGGGCAGCGGCGAGGGCGAACAGGGAGAATATCTGTTACTGCACTATGTGCTTTGA
- the apbC gene encoding iron-sulfur cluster carrier protein ApbC, translating into MTSQSQSQHSPEALRAMVMGVLTAFEHPTLKKNLTALKALHHCAMLDNTLHIDLAMPFAWHSGFEALKESASAELLRLTGATAISWRLNHDIATLKRVKNQAGVNGVKNIIAVSSGKGGVGKSSTAVNLALALAAEGAKVGLLDADIYGPSVPDMLGTTDERPTSPDGTHMAPIMAHGLATNSIGYLVTDDNAMVWRGPMASKALMQLLNETLWPELDYLVLDMPPGTGDIQLTLAQNVPVTGAVVVTTPQDIALIDARKGIVMFEKVNVPVLGIVENMSMHICSNCGHHEPIFGSGGAQRLAEQYQTRLLSQLPLHITLREDLDDGQPTVIRRPDSEFTYLYRQLAGLVAAQLYWEGEVIPGDISFRAV; encoded by the coding sequence ATGACCTCTCAATCCCAGAGTCAGCACTCACCGGAAGCGCTGCGCGCCATGGTGATGGGCGTTTTGACCGCATTTGAACATCCGACGCTGAAAAAGAATCTGACCGCGCTGAAAGCATTGCATCACTGCGCGATGCTGGATAATACGCTGCATATCGATCTTGCCATGCCTTTTGCCTGGCACAGTGGGTTTGAGGCGTTGAAAGAGAGCGCGAGCGCTGAACTACTGCGTCTGACCGGCGCTACGGCCATCAGCTGGCGTTTGAACCACGATATCGCCACGCTGAAGCGGGTAAAAAACCAGGCGGGCGTTAACGGCGTCAAAAACATTATCGCCGTCAGTTCTGGCAAAGGGGGGGTAGGGAAATCCAGCACCGCCGTTAACCTGGCGCTGGCGCTGGCTGCCGAAGGTGCGAAGGTCGGGCTGCTGGACGCGGATATCTATGGCCCGTCCGTACCCGATATGCTCGGCACTACCGATGAGCGGCCAACCTCGCCCGACGGCACGCATATGGCTCCGATCATGGCCCATGGCCTGGCAACCAACTCGATTGGTTATCTGGTGACGGACGATAACGCCATGGTGTGGCGCGGGCCGATGGCCAGCAAAGCGCTGATGCAGCTGCTTAACGAAACGCTCTGGCCCGAGCTGGATTACCTGGTACTGGATATGCCGCCGGGCACCGGTGATATCCAGCTGACGCTGGCGCAGAACGTGCCGGTGACCGGGGCTGTCGTTGTCACTACGCCGCAGGATATTGCGCTCATCGATGCACGAAAAGGGATCGTGATGTTTGAAAAGGTCAACGTGCCGGTATTGGGTATAGTTGAAAACATGAGCATGCATATTTGCAGCAACTGCGGCCATCACGAACCGATTTTTGGCAGCGGCGGGGCACAACGGCTGGCGGAACAGTATCAAACTCGTTTGCTTAGCCAGCTTCCGCTACACATTACCCTGCGCGAAGATTTGGACGATGGACAGCCCACCGTCATTCGCCGCCCTGACAGCGAATTCACCTACCTCTATCGTCAGCTGGCAGGCCTTGTTGCCGCACAGCTTTACTGGGAAGGCGAAGTCATTCCTGGCGACATTTCCTTCCGCGCAGTGTAA
- a CDS encoding CidB/LrgB family autolysis modulator, which yields MSDIWWSLPLTLLVFFAARRLAAKVKISLVNPLLVSMAVIIPLLLLIQMPYARYFQGSSLLNQLLQPAVVALALPLYEQMHQIRARWKSIIGVCFIGSVTAMISGTAIALWMGATPQIAATLMPKSVTTPIAMAVSATLGGIPAISAICVLIAGVLGAVFGHMLLNMFKIYNKASRGLAIGNASHALGTARCAELDYQEGAYSSLALVICGIITSLLAPFLFPLLMHLWG from the coding sequence ATGAGTGATATCTGGTGGTCGTTACCGCTTACCCTGCTGGTGTTTTTTGCCGCCCGCAGGCTGGCCGCAAAAGTAAAAATCTCGCTGGTTAATCCTCTGCTGGTTTCAATGGCGGTGATTATTCCACTGCTGCTGCTGATTCAGATGCCCTATGCGCGCTACTTCCAGGGAAGTTCATTACTTAATCAGCTGCTGCAACCGGCGGTAGTTGCGCTGGCGCTGCCGCTGTATGAGCAGATGCATCAGATCCGCGCTCGCTGGAAATCAATTATCGGCGTCTGCTTTATCGGCAGCGTAACGGCCATGATCTCAGGGACGGCAATCGCCTTATGGATGGGGGCTACGCCGCAAATCGCCGCCACGCTGATGCCAAAATCGGTGACCACGCCCATCGCGATGGCCGTCTCCGCTACGCTCGGCGGTATTCCTGCCATCAGCGCTATTTGCGTGCTGATTGCTGGCGTACTGGGTGCGGTATTTGGTCATATGCTGCTGAACATGTTTAAGATCTACAACAAGGCTTCGCGCGGCCTGGCGATTGGCAACGCTTCACACGCATTAGGGACGGCTCGCTGCGCCGAGCTGGATTATCAGGAGGGGGCCTACAGCTCGCTGGCGCTGGTCATTTGCGGGATTATTACCTCGTTGCTGGCGCCTTTCCTGTTTCCGCTGCTGATGCATCTGTGGGGGTAA
- the metG gene encoding methionine--tRNA ligase, whose amino-acid sequence MTQVAKKILVTCALPYANGSIHLGHMLEHIQADIWVRYQRMRGNQVYFICADDAHGTPIMLKAQQMGIAPEQMIAEMSQEHQTDFAGFNISYDNYHSTHSDENRELSELIYTRLKENGFIKNRTISQLYDPEKGMFLPDRFVKGTCPKCKAPDQYGDNCEVCSATYSPTELIDPKSVVSGATPVMRDSEHFFFDLPEFSAMLQAWTRSGALQEQVANKMQEWFESGLQQWDISRDAPYFGFEIPGAPGKYFYVWLDAPIGYMGSFKNLCDKRGDIDFDAFWQKDSDADLYHFIGKDIVYFHSLFWPAMLEGSNFRKPTNLFVHGYVTVNGAKMSKSRGTFIKASTWLNHLDADSLRYYYAAKLSSRIDDIDLNLEDFVQRVNADIVNKVVNLASRNAGFINKRFDGKLSAELADPALYQTFIDAQVSIAEAWNSREFSRAIREIMAMADVANRYVDEQAPWVVAKQEGRDADLQAICSMGINMFRVLMTWLAPVMPSLTERAEAFLNQQLSWEGTEQPLLDHTISAFKALYSRVEMDKVNALIEASKEDAAAANKPALTGPLADDPIADTITFDDFAKVDMRIALIQNAEFVEGSDKLLRLTLDIGGETRNIFSGIRTAYPDPSVLVGRLTMMVANLAPRKMRFGISEGMVMAAGPGGKDIFLLSPDSGAQPGMQVK is encoded by the coding sequence ATGACTCAAGTCGCGAAAAAAATATTGGTAACGTGCGCACTCCCGTACGCCAACGGTTCTATCCATCTCGGCCACATGCTCGAGCATATCCAGGCAGATATTTGGGTCCGTTACCAGCGAATGCGCGGCAACCAGGTTTACTTCATCTGTGCGGACGATGCGCACGGTACGCCAATCATGCTGAAAGCTCAGCAGATGGGTATTGCTCCCGAGCAGATGATTGCCGAAATGAGTCAGGAGCATCAGACTGATTTTGCTGGCTTTAACATCAGCTATGACAACTACCACTCAACGCACAGCGACGAAAACCGCGAGCTGTCCGAGCTGATCTATACCCGTCTGAAAGAAAACGGCTTTATTAAAAACCGCACTATTTCTCAGCTCTACGATCCGGAAAAAGGCATGTTCCTGCCGGACCGTTTCGTCAAAGGCACCTGTCCGAAGTGTAAAGCCCCGGACCAGTACGGTGACAACTGCGAAGTGTGCAGCGCAACTTACAGCCCGACCGAGCTGATCGATCCGAAGTCCGTGGTGTCCGGCGCTACGCCGGTAATGCGTGATTCCGAGCACTTCTTCTTCGATCTGCCAGAATTCAGCGCCATGTTGCAAGCCTGGACGCGTTCAGGCGCGTTGCAGGAGCAGGTTGCGAATAAAATGCAGGAATGGTTCGAGTCTGGCCTGCAACAGTGGGATATCTCCCGCGATGCGCCGTACTTTGGCTTTGAAATTCCTGGCGCGCCGGGCAAATATTTCTACGTCTGGCTGGATGCGCCTATTGGCTATATGGGCTCGTTCAAGAACCTGTGCGACAAGCGCGGCGACATCGACTTTGACGCCTTCTGGCAGAAAGATTCCGATGCCGATCTTTACCACTTTATCGGTAAAGATATCGTGTACTTCCACAGCCTGTTCTGGCCGGCCATGCTGGAAGGCAGTAACTTCCGTAAGCCAACTAACCTGTTCGTTCATGGTTACGTCACCGTCAACGGCGCGAAGATGTCAAAATCGCGCGGCACCTTTATCAAGGCCAGCACCTGGCTTAACCATCTGGATGCCGACAGCCTGCGCTATTACTACGCGGCCAAGCTCTCTTCACGCATCGACGATATTGACCTGAACCTGGAAGATTTTGTTCAGCGTGTGAATGCCGATATCGTTAACAAAGTGGTTAACCTGGCGTCGCGTAATGCGGGCTTTATCAACAAACGTTTTGACGGCAAGCTTTCTGCTGAACTGGCCGATCCGGCACTGTATCAGACCTTTATCGATGCGCAGGTTAGCATTGCAGAAGCCTGGAACAGCCGCGAATTCAGCCGTGCGATCCGTGAAATCATGGCGATGGCCGATGTTGCCAACCGCTACGTTGACGAGCAGGCACCTTGGGTAGTCGCGAAACAGGAAGGCCGCGATGCCGACCTGCAGGCAATCTGCTCAATGGGTATCAACATGTTCCGCGTGCTGATGACCTGGCTGGCACCGGTTATGCCATCGCTAACCGAACGTGCCGAAGCGTTCCTCAATCAGCAGCTGAGTTGGGAAGGTACTGAGCAGCCGCTGCTGGACCACACTATTTCAGCCTTTAAAGCGCTGTACAGCCGTGTGGAAATGGACAAGGTCAATGCGCTGATCGAAGCCTCGAAAGAAGATGCCGCGGCGGCCAACAAACCGGCGCTGACCGGGCCGCTGGCTGATGATCCCATCGCGGACACCATCACCTTTGATGACTTTGCCAAAGTGGACATGCGTATTGCGCTCATCCAGAACGCCGAGTTTGTGGAAGGCTCCGATAAGCTGCTGCGTTTAACGCTGGACATCGGCGGCGAAACCCGCAATATCTTCTCCGGCATCCGTACGGCCTATCCCGATCCTTCCGTGCTGGTCGGCCGCCTGACGATGATGGTCGCTAACCTGGCGCCGCGTAAAATGCGTTTTGGCATCTCTGAAGGTATGGTGATGGCCGCGGGTCCTGGCGGTAAGGATATCTTCCTGCTTTCGCCTGACAGCGGTGCCCAGCCTGGTATGCAGGTTAAATAA
- a CDS encoding CidA/LrgA family protein: MRTALSALWRYLRAFVIIYLCLYAGNALAALLPVTIPGSIIGMLILFALLATQILPADWVKPGSHLLIRYMALLFVPISVGVMSYTDILSAQFGPIVVSCVVSTFIVLLTVGLVSHRLHGRPVQPGAGNE; the protein is encoded by the coding sequence ATGCGCACCGCGCTGTCTGCTCTCTGGCGTTACCTTCGCGCCTTCGTCATTATCTATCTTTGCCTGTATGCCGGAAACGCGCTTGCCGCCCTTTTGCCCGTCACCATTCCCGGCAGCATTATCGGCATGTTAATTCTGTTTGCCCTGCTGGCCACTCAGATCCTTCCCGCTGACTGGGTAAAGCCCGGCAGTCATCTGTTGATTCGCTATATGGCGCTGCTGTTTGTGCCCATCAGCGTCGGCGTGATGAGCTACACCGATATTCTCAGCGCGCAGTTCGGCCCGATTGTGGTTTCCTGCGTGGTAAGCACCTTTATCGTTCTGCTGACGGTGGGCCTGGTTTCTCACCGGCTGCACGGCAGGCCTGTTCAACCCGGAGCCGGTAATGAGTGA
- the cdd gene encoding cytidine deaminase: MHPRFQPAFATLSSSFQAVLQPILAADDFPAYLTPAQMAEIEAQTGLDRQAISFALLPLAAACAVAPLSKFNVGALALGQSGHLYFGANMEFSGATMQQTVHAEQSAIAHAWLRGEKALEAVTVNYTPCGHCRQFMNELNSGTSLRIYLPGREPATLGDYLPDAFGPRDLAIETLLLDDVDHGLTVKGDPLCQAALQAANRSHAPYSQALSGVALQMADDKIFAGSYAENAAFNPSLPPLQAALIMLNLSGYDVLQIQRAVLAEAPDARLIQRQATFATLQALGCANFTTVPLR, encoded by the coding sequence ATGCACCCACGATTTCAACCCGCCTTTGCCACGCTGTCATCCTCTTTTCAGGCCGTGCTCCAGCCAATATTAGCCGCTGACGATTTTCCGGCGTATTTAACCCCGGCGCAGATGGCGGAGATCGAAGCCCAAACGGGCCTGGACCGCCAGGCGATAAGTTTTGCGCTGCTGCCGCTTGCCGCTGCCTGCGCTGTCGCCCCGCTTTCTAAATTCAACGTCGGTGCGCTGGCGCTGGGTCAAAGCGGTCATCTCTATTTCGGTGCCAATATGGAGTTTTCTGGCGCCACCATGCAGCAGACGGTACATGCTGAACAGAGCGCAATCGCCCATGCCTGGCTGCGCGGTGAAAAGGCGCTGGAAGCCGTCACCGTGAACTACACGCCGTGCGGACATTGCCGCCAGTTTATGAATGAGCTTAACAGCGGTACGTCGCTGCGCATCTACCTTCCGGGACGCGAGCCTGCCACGCTGGGCGATTATCTCCCTGATGCTTTTGGCCCGCGCGATTTGGCTATTGAAACGCTGCTTTTGGATGACGTTGATCATGGTCTGACTGTAAAAGGCGACCCGCTTTGCCAGGCCGCCTTACAGGCTGCGAACCGCAGCCACGCGCCTTACTCGCAGGCGTTGAGCGGCGTGGCCTTACAGATGGCTGACGACAAAATTTTCGCGGGTAGTTATGCGGAGAACGCCGCGTTTAATCCCAGCCTGCCGCCGCTACAGGCCGCGCTGATCATGCTGAATTTATCCGGTTATGATGTGCTACAGATCCAGCGTGCGGTGCTGGCTGAAGCGCCAGATGCCCGCTTAATTCAGCGTCAGGCGACATTTGCTACGTTGCAGGCATTGGGCTGCGCGAATTTCACTACGGTTCCGCTGAGATAA